The Candidatus Binatia bacterium region GGGGCGCGACTGGATCAGTGGGCGGACTTCGCGGTGTGGGCGTCGTTCCCCCTCGCCGCGTGGTGGCTCTGGCCAGAGATCCTCGTGCGCGAGGCCGGCTACGTGATTCTCGCGGTCACGTGTCTCCTTCTGCCGACGTTCGTCGGGTTCCTCAAGTACCGCGAGGTACCGGGCTATCACACGTGGTTTGCGAAGACGTCGGCGGTTGCGATGGGAGTGGCGGTTCCAGCGTTACTCCTCTTCGACGTCGTGTGGCCGTTTCGGGCGGCGTCGCTCTTCTTGCTGATCGCTGCGGCCGACGAGCTCGCCATCACGTTCCTTCTTCCGGACTGCCGACACGACATTCCCTCCGCGATCCACGCGAGGCGTATGCGCGGCTGGCGGTAGGCGGGATCAAGGGCCCATTTGCCCAGGACGGCGGGTAGCCGCCACCGCGAAGGCTCGAGCCAGGTCCGGATTTCGGGTTCAAGCGGCCGCGGCGGAGCCGTCGGGCGGGCGCTCGGGGGTGTACTGGCGCGGAGACATCGGGGCTAGTCCCGCGACAAGGGCATGGTCGGTCCAGCGGCCTGTCTCTGGAGATGTGCGTGAGAGGAGGGCTGGAGTCCCTTCGGAAGTCCTCGCCCCGCAGGTGGCGTCGATCATCGATTTGCTGCCTGCCAGGGCGCCGACCGGGACGTCGGCGGCGGAGGCGGCTGCGCTGAAGGCGTATCACGACGCACTACAGGCGATGTTGAGAGCCGCTCACTCGGTGGACGCGGAGCTTTACTGCATTGAACACCGGCTGCGTCCGTTCGCGGATGACCAGATCCGGCTGCGAACGAGGGTGACGCTCCGCCATGGAGATGAGCCAGTTGACGCGTCCGACGGGACCATCACCGGGACCCTGTACGAGATGGCCGAGGCCACGATGGTCGCGGGCATCGAGCAGGTTGAGATCTCGATCGGCTTCGAAGCCCCCGGCGACCTCGATGAAGGAGGGCGCGAGCGGTACGACTTGGCGATCGGCGAGGCCCGCCATGTGGCCGAGGGACTGCGTTCCGCGCAGGATGAGTTCGCCAGTGCCAGGGAGGTGGTGGCAGCGCGGTCCGAGGATGTAGATCTTCACCTGCTTCTTGGCGGTGCAGCGTGAGGGGCTGCCACGCCTGGTAGTGTTGGGATGACAGGATCGAGTTCCTCGCTCGTCCGTTCTGGCCCATGATCCCTTCTTCCCGTTCGGTCTCGGTCTTCGTCTTGATGGCCCTCTGGCTGCTCACACCTCAGGTGTCCGTAGCCTTCACCGGGGACGAACAGTGCGAAGCGATCCGCATGGTCGCCATGGGCCAGCGGATCTCGTCGAAGCTTCAGTGTCGAGCGTGGGCGAAGCTCACGGACGCCCCGGTACAGCAGTTTTGCCTGGACGTCGCCGACCAGCGGTTTCTGAAGCTGGTGACGGACGCGGGGCCTGGGTGCGCTGACGC contains the following coding sequences:
- a CDS encoding CDP-alcohol phosphatidyltransferase family protein, with translation MLSTIPNALSTFRLAATPVLLILAWLGETALFLTLFAIALASDVLDGMLARRWKMESELGARLDQWADFAVWASFPLAAWWLWPEILVREAGYVILAVTCLLLPTFVGFLKYREVPGYHTWFAKTSAVAMGVAVPALLLFDVVWPFRAASLFLLIAAADELAITFLLPDCRHDIPSAIHARRMRGWR